The proteins below come from a single Tissierella sp. MB52-C2 genomic window:
- a CDS encoding PTS sugar transporter subunit IIB, translating to MYNILLVCSGGMSTSLLVTKMEKAAEEQGIEVKVKAVAETDLQKNLDGVQAVLLGPQVRYMLTKIKAATEPKGIPVDVISSVDYGMMKGESVLKYAISMIEGR from the coding sequence TTGTATAATATTTTACTAGTATGTTCTGGAGGTATGTCTACTAGTCTATTAGTAACGAAAATGGAAAAGGCAGCAGAAGAACAGGGAATAGAAGTAAAGGTAAAGGCTGTAGCAGAAACTGATTTACAGAAAAATTTAGATGGGGTTCAGGCTGTATTGTTAGGCCCTCAAGTGAGGTATATGCTTACGAAGATAAAAGCAGCAACGGAACCTAAGGGAATACCTGTAGATGTTATTTCCAGTGTGGATTATGGAATGATGAAAGGGGAAAGCGTATTAAAATATGCCATATCTATGATTGAGGGTAGATAA
- a CDS encoding PTS sugar transporter subunit IIC, which translates to MSGFMKWMEEKFVPVAGKIGSQRHLAAIRDGFFGIMPIVLAGSFSVLLNNTLGAWIEPIGKILTPINGNVWWGTFGMLALLTTFSIAYNLGKSYGEDGLAAALVSMASFLITLPQAHGDAGWGYLHWGYLDGRGLFTGIIVALIATEIFVRLTKKGLTIKMPDNVPPAVGKAFASVIPGLITLFIFGAITYVISTLGWGSLYDIIFNVIQKPLMGLGQGMISVILIPMLINLCWFFGIHGGNIFEPVMQSIYLPALTENYDAIMNGLPAPHLITKSFFDSFVHLGGAGATLALIVAVLIVNKKKKEYREVAKLSLAPGIFNINESVMYGLPLVLNPILVIPFILIPGILSTISYIATVLGIVPITYVAAPWITPVGIGAFIATGASGIGSIMAALLSVINFVIAVLIYLPFVKIAEKQAIEREKVKG; encoded by the coding sequence ATGAGTGGCTTTATGAAATGGATGGAAGAAAAATTTGTTCCAGTAGCGGGAAAAATCGGTTCACAAAGACATTTAGCGGCTATTAGAGATGGATTTTTTGGTATTATGCCTATTGTTTTAGCAGGATCTTTTTCAGTTTTACTGAATAATACCCTAGGTGCTTGGATAGAACCCATAGGTAAAATCCTAACTCCTATAAATGGCAATGTATGGTGGGGAACCTTTGGAATGCTTGCCTTATTGACTACATTTTCCATTGCATATAATCTTGGCAAAAGTTATGGAGAAGATGGATTAGCAGCAGCACTAGTTTCCATGGCATCATTTTTAATTACTTTACCACAAGCCCACGGAGATGCAGGATGGGGATATTTACATTGGGGATATTTAGATGGTAGGGGACTTTTTACAGGAATTATAGTGGCATTAATTGCAACGGAAATATTTGTAAGACTTACTAAAAAAGGATTAACTATTAAAATGCCTGACAATGTACCACCAGCAGTAGGGAAAGCCTTTGCTTCAGTAATTCCAGGACTCATAACACTATTTATATTTGGTGCCATAACTTACGTAATTAGCACTTTAGGATGGGGAAGTTTATACGATATAATATTTAATGTAATTCAGAAACCTCTTATGGGACTTGGGCAAGGTATGATTTCAGTAATCTTAATTCCTATGTTAATAAATCTATGCTGGTTCTTTGGTATCCATGGTGGAAATATATTTGAGCCAGTTATGCAAAGTATTTATCTACCAGCTTTAACTGAAAACTATGATGCTATAATGAATGGATTACCAGCACCACATCTTATTACAAAATCATTTTTTGATTCTTTCGTACACTTAGGCGGTGCAGGTGCAACCTTAGCACTTATAGTGGCTGTTCTGATTGTAAATAAAAAGAAAAAAGAGTATAGAGAAGTAGCAAAACTATCTTTAGCACCAGGAATTTTCAATATAAATGAATCAGTTATGTATGGTCTTCCTTTAGTATTAAATCCAATACTAGTTATTCCATTTATATTAATACCGGGAATACTATCTACTATATCTTATATAGCTACGGTATTGGGAATTGTTCCAATTACCTATGTTGCAGCACCATGGATTACACCAGTAGGTATAGGGGCATTTATAGCAACTGGGGCTAGTGGAATAGGAAGTATAATGGCTGCTCTTTTATCTGTAATTAACTTTGTAATAGCGGTCTTAATCTATCTTCCATTTGTTAAGATTGCTGAAAAGCAAGCCATAGAAAGAGAAAAGGTAAAAGGTTAA
- a CDS encoding PTS lactose/cellobiose transporter subunit IIA yields the protein MDLELIIMNIINYSGEARSLCMEAIGYAKEGEFKKSKDSIIEANERLSEVHKIQTKLIQEEARGEGKPVSLLLVHAQDHLMNAITVRDMASEFIDLYKMVEELKGEKKYD from the coding sequence ATGGATTTAGAATTAATAATAATGAATATAATTAATTATAGTGGAGAAGCGAGAAGCCTTTGTATGGAAGCCATCGGATATGCCAAAGAGGGTGAATTTAAAAAATCAAAAGATTCTATAATAGAAGCAAATGAAAGACTATCTGAAGTCCATAAAATTCAAACAAAGTTAATACAAGAAGAAGCTAGAGGCGAGGGAAAGCCAGTATCTTTATTATTAGTGCATGCTCAAGATCATCTAATGAATGCTATTACCGTAAGAGATATGGCCAGTGAATTTATAGATTTATATAAAATGGTAGAAGAATTAAAAGGGGAGAAGAAATATGACTAA